Proteins from one Deltaproteobacteria bacterium genomic window:
- a CDS encoding MMPL family transporter — translation MEKLIAACIRRPLLTVLGGLLVTLALGAGALRVGTDSGYAAFLGSQHPAIRALESVTNRFGGGVPFAIVYRCAPPAPCASVFDANALAMAHALSSEIAAIRGVARAESVATAPLLAPELFDLPRARQLSPEGTPVSDLAELIPRALRDPLWVGQIVSSDGRVGAVIVQLADSSGATAERVVDGARAALAPWEARGFRFALSGGPVEFVVAGRELDQQVQRLVPAIVLLVGVIVLLAFRALAPALLTLGCAGASLIWAVGLQGWLGWPRTSFFQVLPPLMLTVGVCYGIHLVTAFAERLSEAEGESREQALRHALAEVASPALFTALTTAAGFISFFTSGLESLVRFGVIAASGVMAAFATAFLLLPILLVRVPARWIVAPRSHAMWSRLVGRIADAVGHRRAWIAGGALVVTALGVAGIGRLSIDASFEQVYGEHSRVVRWAREAAALRSADSLEVAIFLPPEMSVTDPRALRAALRVEALAALDGIGRPLSILAPMRELNALVHENALALSGPRATPERPGQLYRLMRAEQPDLVALFAAEAQGAEPAALRISFQGEKLPQDELRALVARVRGEVNAALPPGATAVVTGPLAVVSGMIDEIRDTQIGSFGSALALVALLSAIALRSIPLALLAMIPTTVPAVLTLGAMGFLGIPLDMGTAMVASVLLGLGVDEALHLLAGYRRHREAGFARDEAMHAALCGVGRALFTTAGALAAGFLVLFFVPWQSLSSFGLVTGVAIGASLLADLLLLPAAIGSRRRAPARSAALANG, via the coding sequence GTGGAGAAGCTGATCGCCGCCTGCATCCGGCGCCCGCTGCTCACCGTGCTCGGCGGGCTGCTCGTCACGCTGGCGCTCGGCGCGGGTGCGCTCCGGGTCGGAACCGACAGCGGCTACGCGGCGTTCCTCGGCTCGCAGCACCCGGCGATTCGCGCGCTCGAGTCCGTAACGAATCGCTTCGGAGGCGGCGTCCCCTTCGCGATCGTCTACCGCTGCGCGCCGCCGGCTCCGTGCGCGAGCGTGTTCGATGCGAACGCGCTCGCGATGGCGCACGCGCTCAGCAGCGAGATCGCAGCGATTCGCGGCGTCGCGCGCGCCGAGAGCGTCGCGACGGCTCCACTCCTCGCGCCCGAGCTCTTCGACTTGCCGCGAGCGCGCCAGCTCTCGCCGGAGGGGACGCCGGTCAGCGATCTGGCCGAGCTGATTCCGCGCGCGCTGCGCGACCCGCTTTGGGTCGGGCAGATCGTGTCGAGCGACGGCCGCGTCGGCGCGGTGATCGTGCAGCTCGCGGACTCCTCGGGCGCCACCGCCGAGCGGGTCGTGGACGGCGCGCGCGCGGCGCTGGCGCCTTGGGAGGCGCGCGGCTTTCGCTTCGCGCTCTCCGGCGGCCCCGTGGAATTCGTCGTCGCGGGCCGCGAGCTCGATCAGCAGGTGCAGCGCCTCGTGCCGGCGATCGTCCTGCTCGTGGGCGTGATCGTGCTGCTCGCCTTCCGCGCGCTCGCGCCGGCGCTGCTCACGCTCGGCTGCGCGGGCGCCTCGCTGATCTGGGCCGTGGGACTGCAAGGTTGGCTCGGCTGGCCGCGCACGAGCTTCTTCCAAGTCTTGCCGCCGCTCATGCTCACGGTCGGCGTTTGTTATGGCATCCACCTCGTCACGGCGTTCGCCGAGCGACTCTCCGAAGCCGAAGGCGAGAGCCGCGAGCAAGCTCTGCGGCATGCACTCGCGGAGGTCGCCTCGCCGGCGCTCTTCACGGCGCTGACCACGGCCGCCGGCTTCATCTCGTTCTTCACGAGCGGCCTCGAGAGTCTCGTGCGCTTCGGCGTGATCGCCGCGTCCGGGGTGATGGCGGCGTTCGCGACCGCGTTCCTCCTCCTGCCGATCCTGCTCGTGCGCGTGCCCGCGCGCTGGATCGTGGCGCCGCGCTCGCACGCGATGTGGAGCCGCCTCGTCGGCCGCATCGCCGACGCGGTCGGCCATCGCCGCGCGTGGATCGCCGGCGGCGCGCTCGTCGTGACGGCTCTCGGCGTCGCGGGCATCGGCCGGCTCTCGATCGACGCGAGCTTCGAGCAGGTGTACGGAGAGCACAGCCGCGTCGTGCGGTGGGCGCGCGAGGCGGCCGCGCTCCGCAGCGCCGACTCACTCGAAGTCGCGATCTTCCTGCCGCCGGAGATGTCCGTGACGGACCCTCGCGCGCTGCGCGCCGCCCTGCGCGTAGAGGCGCTCGCGGCGCTCGACGGGATCGGACGGCCGCTCTCGATCCTCGCGCCGATGCGCGAGCTGAACGCTCTCGTGCATGAGAATGCCCTCGCGCTCTCGGGCCCTCGCGCGACTCCCGAGCGGCCCGGCCAGCTCTATCGCCTGATGCGCGCCGAGCAGCCCGACCTCGTGGCGCTTTTCGCGGCCGAGGCGCAAGGCGCAGAGCCCGCCGCGCTCCGCATCTCGTTCCAGGGTGAGAAGCTTCCGCAGGATGAGCTGCGCGCGCTCGTGGCGCGCGTGCGCGGCGAGGTGAACGCCGCGCTTCCGCCGGGGGCCACCGCGGTCGTGACCGGCCCGCTCGCCGTCGTGAGCGGCATGATCGACGAGATTCGCGACACCCAGATCGGGAGCTTCGGCTCCGCGCTGGCGCTCGTCGCGCTGCTCTCGGCAATCGCGCTGCGCTCGATCCCGCTCGCGCTCCTCGCGATGATTCCGACCACGGTGCCGGCTGTGCTCACGCTCGGCGCGATGGGGTTTCTGGGCATTCCGCTCGACATGGGCACGGCGATGGTCGCGTCGGTGCTGCTCGGACTCGGTGTCGACGAGGCGCTGCACTTGCTCGCGGGCTACCGCCGTCATCGCGAGGCCGGCTTCGCACGCGACGAAGCCATGCACGCCGCCCTCTGCGGCGTGGGCCGCGCGCTCTTCACCACCGCCGGAGCCCTCGCGGCGGGCTTCCTCGTGCTGTTCTTCGTGCCGTGGCAAAGCCTGTCGAGCTTCGGGCTCGTCACCGGCGTCGCGATCGGAGCCTCGTTGCTCGCGGACTTGTTATTGCTGCCCGCCGCGATCGGATCGCGCCGGCGCGCGCCCGCGCGTTCCGCCGCTCT
- a CDS encoding NAD(P)/FAD-dependent oxidoreductase yields MRAVDALVVGAGPAGLACATLLARRGLTVCAIEKREAPLDKACGEGVMPAGVRALAALGVEVGALRAAPFVGVRFIDGARETSGRFASGPGLGVRRTALSTALRACAEKAGAELRFDCALERFTADTSRVRAQTSQGELEARVLIGADGLGSRVRAASALAAPLPTRRRFGMRRHFRLAPWSEYVEVHWSEGVEAFVTPVARDEVGIALLWSGSAARYDELLTRFPALAMRVRGAEPASEVRGAGPFWQRARRRCAGNSVALLGDAAGYTDAVTGEGITLSLLCANALADVIARGAPLAEYERAWARATRAHRAIAALLGFGVAHPRARRAAFRALSAQPRAFEILLRVAASEEQPWRS; encoded by the coding sequence GTGCGCGCAGTTGACGCGCTCGTCGTCGGCGCCGGGCCCGCGGGACTCGCGTGCGCGACGCTGCTCGCGCGGCGCGGACTCACGGTGTGCGCGATCGAAAAGCGCGAGGCGCCGCTCGACAAGGCGTGCGGCGAGGGCGTCATGCCCGCCGGCGTCCGCGCCCTCGCGGCGCTCGGCGTCGAGGTCGGCGCGCTGCGCGCGGCGCCGTTCGTCGGCGTGCGCTTCATCGACGGCGCGCGCGAGACCTCCGGGAGATTCGCGAGCGGCCCGGGCCTCGGCGTGAGGCGCACCGCGTTGTCCACCGCCCTTCGCGCGTGCGCCGAGAAGGCCGGCGCCGAGCTGCGCTTCGACTGCGCGCTCGAGCGATTCACCGCGGACACGTCGCGCGTGCGCGCACAGACATCGCAGGGTGAGCTCGAGGCGCGCGTCCTGATCGGCGCCGACGGCCTCGGCAGCCGCGTGCGCGCAGCCAGCGCGCTCGCGGCGCCACTGCCGACGCGCAGGCGCTTCGGCATGCGTCGGCACTTCCGCTTGGCGCCGTGGAGCGAGTACGTCGAAGTGCACTGGTCCGAGGGCGTCGAGGCATTCGTCACGCCGGTTGCCCGAGACGAAGTCGGCATCGCGCTGCTCTGGTCGGGCTCCGCTGCGCGCTACGACGAGCTTCTGACGCGCTTCCCGGCGCTCGCGATGCGCGTCCGCGGCGCGGAGCCCGCGAGCGAGGTGCGCGGCGCGGGACCGTTCTGGCAACGCGCTCGGCGGCGCTGCGCCGGAAACTCCGTCGCGCTGCTCGGCGACGCCGCGGGCTACACCGACGCGGTGACGGGCGAAGGCATCACGCTCTCGCTGCTGTGCGCGAATGCGCTCGCAGATGTGATCGCGCGCGGCGCGCCTCTCGCGGAGTACGAACGCGCCTGGGCTCGCGCGACGCGGGCGCACCGCGCCATCGCCGCCCTGCTCGGCTTCGGTGTCGCGCATCCGCGCGCGCGCCGCGCTGCATTTCGTGCGCTGAGCGCGCAGCCGCGCGCGTTCGAGATTCTGCTGCGCGTCGCGGCGAGCGAGGAGCAGCCGTGGAGAAGCTGA
- a CDS encoding fatty acyl-AMP ligase, with product MTASTRSVSSPRASIARGAPAVSDTLATRFEAAARGSGTITFVDARENETKIAHAELFGRALRAAGGLAARGIVRGDRVAVIAATSPEFFDGFFGAVLAGAVPVPLYPPVRLGHLDEYHERTSAMLAAARVRLVLTDSRTRRVLGRTIERARPELGCALLSEISGAPATPSSRDPDALGFIQFSSGTTQAPKAVALTHRQILANVDAIGAAILGAYPESDSFRHVAASWLPLYHDMGLVGGVFTSLFHGRDLVLIPPEHFIARPALWLRAISRHRATISPAPNFAYALCAERIRDDEIAGIDLSAWRVAMNGAEPVTPRALERFVERFGSVGLREEALTPVYGLAEATLAVTFSTLRERFRVLRFDAEALAGKRRAILSPSGVPLVSLGPPLAGFGLQIADDSGAPQAEDVLGRVRVRGPSVMSGYDGLPEESARVLSGGWLDSGDLGFLHRGELFLYGRAKDLVIVRGKNYAPQDFERALDDLAGVRPGCSAAVGVLAHDGSGEELWLFVERTHDAGASDEELGTAIRVRTLERSGLRPGRVIVLAPGTLPRTSSGKIRRAETLRLERAGELTAPARVSLPRLALEMLRSLRAFARARS from the coding sequence ATGACGGCGTCGACACGCTCGGTGAGCTCGCCGCGTGCATCGATCGCGCGCGGAGCGCCAGCCGTGTCTGACACGCTCGCGACGCGCTTCGAGGCGGCCGCGCGCGGCAGCGGAACCATCACGTTCGTCGACGCGCGCGAGAACGAGACGAAGATCGCCCACGCGGAGCTGTTCGGGCGCGCGCTGCGCGCTGCGGGCGGACTCGCGGCGCGCGGCATCGTGCGCGGCGATCGCGTGGCCGTGATCGCCGCCACGAGTCCCGAGTTCTTCGACGGCTTCTTCGGCGCGGTGCTCGCGGGCGCAGTGCCGGTCCCCCTCTATCCGCCCGTTCGACTCGGACATCTCGACGAGTACCACGAACGCACGTCCGCGATGCTCGCCGCGGCGCGCGTTCGGCTCGTGCTCACGGATTCGCGCACGCGCCGCGTGCTGGGCCGCACGATCGAGCGCGCGCGCCCGGAGCTCGGCTGCGCGCTGCTCTCGGAAATTTCGGGAGCGCCGGCAACGCCGAGCTCGCGGGATCCGGATGCGCTCGGCTTCATCCAGTTCTCGTCCGGTACGACGCAAGCGCCGAAGGCCGTTGCGCTCACCCACCGCCAGATCCTCGCGAACGTGGACGCGATCGGCGCTGCCATCCTGGGCGCGTATCCCGAGAGCGATTCCTTCCGTCACGTCGCCGCGAGCTGGCTGCCGCTCTACCACGACATGGGCCTCGTCGGCGGCGTGTTCACCTCGCTCTTCCACGGCCGCGATCTCGTGTTGATCCCGCCGGAGCACTTCATCGCGCGGCCCGCGCTCTGGCTCCGCGCGATCTCTCGGCACCGCGCCACGATCAGCCCGGCGCCGAACTTCGCTTATGCGCTGTGCGCCGAGCGCATCCGCGATGACGAGATCGCGGGGATCGATCTCTCGGCGTGGCGCGTCGCGATGAACGGCGCAGAGCCCGTGACGCCGCGCGCGCTCGAGCGCTTCGTCGAGCGCTTCGGCTCAGTCGGTTTGCGCGAGGAAGCGCTGACGCCCGTGTACGGCCTCGCCGAGGCGACCCTCGCGGTCACGTTCAGCACGCTGCGCGAGCGCTTTCGCGTGCTGCGCTTCGACGCCGAGGCGCTCGCTGGGAAGCGGAGGGCGATTCTCTCTCCCAGTGGCGTACCGCTCGTCTCGCTCGGCCCTCCGCTCGCCGGCTTCGGTCTCCAGATCGCCGACGACTCCGGTGCGCCGCAAGCCGAAGATGTGCTCGGGCGCGTGCGCGTGCGCGGGCCATCCGTGATGAGCGGCTACGACGGCTTGCCCGAGGAAAGCGCGCGCGTCCTCTCGGGCGGCTGGCTGGACAGCGGGGACCTCGGCTTTCTCCATCGCGGCGAGCTCTTCTTGTACGGACGCGCCAAGGATCTCGTGATCGTGCGCGGCAAGAACTACGCGCCGCAGGACTTCGAGCGCGCGCTCGACGACCTCGCTGGCGTGAGGCCGGGGTGCAGCGCGGCGGTCGGTGTGCTCGCACACGATGGAAGTGGCGAGGAGCTCTGGCTGTTCGTCGAGCGGACCCACGATGCCGGCGCGAGCGACGAGGAGCTGGGCACGGCGATCCGCGTCCGCACGCTCGAGCGCAGCGGCCTGCGCCCAGGGCGCGTGATCGTGCTCGCGCCGGGCACGCTGCCGCGCACGTCGAGCGGAAAGATTCGGCGGGCGGAGACGCTTCGGCTCGAGCGCGCAGGCGAGCTCACGGCGCCCGCGCGGGTCTCGCTGCCGCGTCTCGCACTCGAAATGTTGCGCTCGCTGCGAGCCTTCGCGCGTGCGCGCAGTTGA